From the Mammaliicoccus sciuri genome, the window AAACACCCAGTTGACTTTAATAAATTAAAACCAAAGTTCTTATCACAATTACCAGGTAATTCATTTGAGAACGGCGGTATTTATCAATATGTAATCATGGATGTCGACAAAGACCCTAAAGTGCATTTAATCGATTTAAGAACATCAGAAGTCTTAAAAGATATTCGAATTCGAATAGATGCATCAGGTAAACCATTACAATTAGGTAAAAAAATTGCACCTAATGTATATGAACTTGAATACAAAAAGTATGGTTTCAAAAAACAGCCAACTGTACCAAGTCCATATAGTAATGAACGATTACCTGTCTATATGAACGGCGGAAATGATTTTGTTATTGATTATAGATTAGATTTAGCAAAAGCAATTAAAACAGAAAAATCACTTCCTAAACCAGGTGAAGATATTCGATATTTATTATACAAAGATTCACCGATATTACCGGCTTATTCGCCTGAATTTACAATAAATAGTAAAAATGAACCTGTTTTTAAATCAAAAGTGAAAAAATATTAATAAAAATATAGAAATTATGCATTTATAGCTTGTAAATCGTTGCAGTGGCACAGGTTGTTGTGTTAAAGTCTTATCATAATGGTATTTATACATATCATTAGATAACCTTTTGGGAGGTGAAATTGAAATGAACAAAACAGAATTAATCAACTCAGTAAGTGAAAAAGCTAATTTAACTAAAAAAGAAGCTGGTCTTGCTGTAGATGCAGTGTTCGAATCAATTCAAAAATCTTTATCTGACGGTGAAAAAGTACAATTAATTGGTTTCGGTAACTTTGAAGTACGCGAAAGAGCTGCTCGTAAAGGACGTAACCCACAAACTGGTAAAGAAATTGATATCCCTGCAAGCAAAGTTCCAGCTTTTAAAGCAGGTAAAGCATTAAAAGATGCAGTTAAATAATTGATTGTATCAAAGCCCTTTTTAAGGGCTTTTTTTATTTGTCTTATTTCTTTATATGAAATGAATATATGCATTTTCAATTCAATTAACTTAGTGTTAAGATATATAGGTGATATTGTTGAGGTGATAAGATGGATAAAATTGAAAAAATTTATAATAAAGATATTTCTAATTTGTTAAAAGGTGTAGAGAATAGTAATGTACCTGTAGTTAATCCAATCATAGCTGACGTATTAGATGAAATGAACATCGATACTAATGCTAAATTAGCTACATTATCTATTGATGCCTCAATGCGCTTTTTAAATAGAATAGGCGAGCCAAATGTTTCTAATCAAGATATCTTAATAGGTGATCTTGTTAGTGCATATTTTTATAAATGTGCTACATTAAATAAAGACCTCGTATTTTTAGATATTATGACTCAAGCAATTAGTAAACAAAATGAATTAAAACAAACGTTGGCTCATGATAAAATAAATCAAGATACAGCTATTATAAAAGAAATAGAATCAATCTTTATTACAACAGTGATTGATTACTACAAAATTAATATGGATAAAGAAATTTTGAAAGAAAAAATTTATGCGTATTATTATTAATGAATAACTACATTTTTAAACTTAAAGGAATGAATAACTAGTGGATAATAAATCGAAATCAGAACACGTACATGAAGTTTTCCAAAATATATCAGGTAAATATGATACATTAAATAATATCATCAGCTTCGAGCAACATAAAAGATGGCGTAAATATACAATGAAACAAATGGATGTTAAACCAGGTTCTAAAGCTTTAGATGTTTGCTGTGGAACTGCAGATTGGACAATTCAATTAAGTCACGCTGTTGGACCATATGGTGAAGTAGTTGGTATCGACTTTAGTGAGAATATGCTAGAAGTCGGTAAGAAAAAAACAGATAACATGGCAAATATTCATTTAATTCATGGTGATGCTATGAACTTACCATTCGAAGATAATGAATTTGATTATGTAACGATCGGATTCGGCTTACGAAACGTACCCGATTATAAACATGTCTTAAGCGAACTTAAAAGAGTCGTTAAACCAGGCGGTATGGTTGTATGTTTAGAAACAAGTCAACCAACAATGCCAGTATTCAAACAATTATATAGATTTTATTTCAAAAATATCATGCCACTATTCGGTAAAATTTTTGCGAAATCTTTAGAAGAATACAACTGGTTACAAGAATCTGCCGGAAACTTCCCTGGCAAAAAAGAATTAGCAGAAATGTTTGCTGATGTTGGATATGAAAGAATTAAAGTGAAAAGCTTCACTGGCGGCGTTTCGGCAATGCATTTAGCTTACAAACCTAAATAACAAGGTGATTACATGTATGACAAAACTAAAATTCATATAAATAAAGAAGTAAAAGAAATAGAAAAACAATTGAATAGTTATATAAATAGTGACCAAAACACTAT encodes:
- a CDS encoding HU family DNA-binding protein yields the protein MNKTELINSVSEKANLTKKEAGLAVDAVFESIQKSLSDGEKVQLIGFGNFEVRERAARKGRNPQTGKEIDIPASKVPAFKAGKALKDAVK
- a CDS encoding demethylmenaquinone methyltransferase: MDNKSKSEHVHEVFQNISGKYDTLNNIISFEQHKRWRKYTMKQMDVKPGSKALDVCCGTADWTIQLSHAVGPYGEVVGIDFSENMLEVGKKKTDNMANIHLIHGDAMNLPFEDNEFDYVTIGFGLRNVPDYKHVLSELKRVVKPGGMVVCLETSQPTMPVFKQLYRFYFKNIMPLFGKIFAKSLEEYNWLQESAGNFPGKKELAEMFADVGYERIKVKSFTGGVSAMHLAYKPK